Proteins from one Toxotes jaculatrix isolate fToxJac2 chromosome 13, fToxJac2.pri, whole genome shotgun sequence genomic window:
- the LOC121191456 gene encoding lanosterol 14-alpha demethylase produces MSMHFYQMSSKLLGDTVGKMNDNLTSTVLAASVITLTLAYIFKTLVKQSTDKDLKCPPYIPSSIPFLGHAIAFGKSPIEFLENAYDKYGPVFSFTMVGKTFTYLLGSEAATLLFNSKNEDLNAEDVYSRLTTPVFGKGVAYDVPNPIFLEQKKMLKTGLNIARFKEHVKIIEAETIEYFQRWGDSGERNLFEALSELIILTASSCLHGKEIRSMLNERVAQLYADLDGGFSHAAWLLPGWLPLPSFRKRDKAHREIKNIFFKVIQKRRRSGEKVDDILQTLIDATYKDGRPLNDDEIAGMLIGLLLAGQHTSSTTSAWMGFFMAKDKALQERCYAEQKAVCGEDLPPLDFDQLKDLSLLERCLKETLRLRPPIMTMMRMARSPQTAAGYTIPVGHQVCVSPTVNHRLHDTWVERMEFCPDRYLNDNLAAGEKFAYVPFGAGRHRCIGENFAYVQIKTIWSTLLRMYDFDLVDGYFPTINYTTMIHTPNNPIIRYKRRKQ; encoded by the exons ATGTCAATGCACTTTTATCAAATGAGCAGTAAACTGCTCGGGGACACTGTTGGGAAAATGAACGACAACCTGACCTCCACAGTGCTGGCAGCTTCTGTCATCACCCTCACCCTGGCATATATTTTCAAAACGCTGGTCAAACAGTCCACTGACAAGGATCTG aaaTGTCCACCTTACATACCCTCCAGCATCCCCTTCCTAGGTCATGCCATTGCATTTGGGAAAAGTCCCATTGAGTTTCTTGAAAATGCTTATGACAAA TACGGCCCTGTGTTCAGCTTCACCATGGTGGGGAAAACCTTCACCTACTTGCTGGGCAGTGAAGCAGCCACACTGCTGTTCAACAGCAAGAATGAGGACCTGAACGCTGAGGACGTCTACTCCAGACTGACCACCCCAGTGTTTGGCAAAGGAGTAGCCTATGATGTGCCAAACCCT ATCTTTCTGGAACAAAAGAAGATGCTGAAGACCGGGCTGAACATTGCTCGTTTCAAAGAACATGTGAAAATCATTGAGGCAGAGACCATCGAATATTTTCAGAGATGGGGAGACAGCGGAGAGAGAA ATCTGTTTGAGGCCTTGTCTGAGCTGATCATCCTGACAGCCAGCAGCTGCCTCCACGGGAAGGAGATCCGCAGCATGCTGAACGAGCGAGTGGCCCAGCTCTACGCTGACCTGGACGGGGGATTCAGCCACGCTGCCTGGCTCCTGCCCGGCTGGCTGCCTCTGCCTAGCTTCAG gaaaaggGATAAAGCTCACAGAGAGATCAAGAACATCTTCTTCAAGGTGATTCAGAAACGCAGGAGATCCGGAGAGAAAGTGGATGACATCCTGCAGACCCTCATTGATGCCACTTACAA AGATGGACGGCCCCTGAATGATGACGAGATCGCTGGGATGCTGATTGGTCTCCTCCTGGCGGGTCAGCACACGTCCTCCACCACCAGCGCCTGGATGGGTTTCTTCATGGCCAAAGACAAAGCTCTGCAGGAGCGCTGCTATGCCGAGCAGAAGGCTGTGTGTGGAGAAGACCTGCCTCCGCTTGACTTTGACCAG CTGAAGGATCTCAGTTTGTTGGAGCGCTGTTTAAAGGAGACCCTGCGTCTCCGCCCACCCATCATGACCATGATGAGGATGGCTCGCTCTCCTCAG ACTGCAGCAGGCTACACCATCCCTGTGGGCCACCAGGTCTGCGTCTCACCGACTGTGAACCACCGTCTGCACGACACCTGGGTGGAGAGGATGGAGTTCTGTCCCGACCGTTACCTTAACGACAACCTTGCCGCAGGGGAGAAATTTGCCTACGTTCCTTTTGGAGCCG GCCGTCATCGCTGCATCGGGGAGAATTTTGCCTATGTCCAGATAAAAACCATCTGGTCCACTTTACTGCGCATGTACGACTTCGACCTGGTGGACGGATATTTCCCCACAATCAACTATACCACAATGATCCACACCCCTAACAACCCCATCATCAGAtacaagaggagaaaacagtga